CAAACTTCATGTTATTTTTCCCCCTCCTGTAACTTCTTGGCAGGATCTCATGATCAATAGAATTTACAACTATGTATTGTAGCCACACACGATCATGTGGGTCCATTGAATCCCAAGACCAGATACCATCATTTCCAATCCGCTGGCCATTTATTGTGACAGTAAAACTATAATACCCCGGTGCTGGAAGAGGTCCcacaacaaaacacaaaattaatGCCACGATCTGATACCCACAACACATGGACGCATTATgatcaatttctttttcaatagaaTCACTATATGAAGTAGTCTCCTTGCAATACTTGAACCACTCTGGAATCCTACTTCCTGAATATATAATCGTACTTAAATCTTTCTCCCGAAAGCGTTCCTATTAAACCAACTATATGTTAGAAAACAAATACAAGCTATCAAATACGAAATAGAAAGAAATTAGAGATCCAATAGATGAGACATGTATACCTGTACCAATAATGGATCTGGCGCATGATTCGCTACATCCACTTCCACTTTATTGCATTCCGTTAAGTTAATCCTTCTAAGCCGTTTTAAGTCAGGGGTACCAAATGAAGATTCTGTCGATACATGAGGAAAGCGTTCCAATAACAAGCATCCTGTAGCATCTACCTTttctatatttggtggaaggtgtagaatttcttcaagttgCTCGCAatatttcaaatcaagttcagacAATCCAACAAATCCTTCGATGCATTGAGGAAGGCTAACAAAACCACTTTCAGATAGATTTAAAGTCCACAAACTGGATGAGAAATTATATGTCTgagataaattatttgattctgGCAAGAAATTCTTTAGGCTGGAACATCCACCGGCATCTACCACTTCTATATTTCGTGGAAGGTgtagaatttcttcaagttgCTTGCAGTCTGTCAAATCAAGTTTAGACAATGCAACAAATCCTTCGATGCATGGAGGAAGGCTAACAATACCACTATCAGATAGATTTAAAGTCCTCAAACTGGATGAGAAATTATATGTCCgagataaattatttgattctgGTAAGAAATTCTTTAGGCTGGAACATCCAACAGCATCTACCTCttctatatttggtggaaggtgtagaatttcttcaagttgCTTGCAGTATGTCAAATCAAGTTTATACAATCCAACAAATCTTTCGATGCATGGAGGAAGACTAACAATACCACTACATGATAGATATAATTCTCTCAAATTGTATGAGAAATTAAATGtcctaaataaattatttgattctgGAGGCGACAATTCCATACTTGATGAAATTTCATTTTCCTGTGTACATGACACGAATTGTCCATTATGCCCCAACtcctttccaaaatttacaaaatttggaCAATAAACTATGGAAACATCCTGTAGATGTTCCAAATGAAAAATGTTTACTGGAAAATGCACAAGGCTGTCGcacttaattataaatatcgtCTTGAGCCCAGTGAGGTATGTAATGGATGAAGGTAGCTCCTGTATTCCCGTGCCTTCTAACCAAAGATCTTTCAAATGTTCCATTTCACACTCAATTTCAGGAAAGTATTCAAGGCTTGTACAATAGTTAAGTACAAGTACTTTTAGAGATATCAACTTGAAGCTTCTTGGCAACTTCTTTAGGCTAGAACAATTTCTAAAATTCAATTCAACAAGCTTATCCAAAAATCCAACAGAATTATCAACCTCAACTAAACTTCCACATCCATCAAGAATCAACTTTTCTagatttgagcaacttgaaagaTCCGATATATTTGTCAAGTATTTACAGTATCTGAGATCTATCCTTGTTAAGTTctgtttaaaaagtaaaaaacaaataaaatatatattaattgttaaAGGAAATTTGCAGCATAACTTAAAAGTAAGACAGATTgacatatgaaaaataaaaataggtaCCTTAGATTGCAATCTTGTCCCTAAATCTCTAATATTGCTTCCTCCGACATTGAAATCAATGAGTTTCTCTCCATGAAAAGAAGATGGCAAAAACTCTAAAGCGGAATTGAACCAATCAAGAACTCTTAACTCATTAGAGAGATAATTCAATCCGCCACATAAACTTACGCCACTATACCTTTTAACTATTAATATTCTGagtcttttcattttttcaaacaccTCAGAATCCAAACGTATCATGCAGTTGTCCTCCCAATGTGGATTTATCAATATGCCTTCAATTT
This is a stretch of genomic DNA from Carya illinoinensis cultivar Pawnee chromosome 15, C.illinoinensisPawnee_v1, whole genome shotgun sequence. It encodes these proteins:
- the LOC122297075 gene encoding disease resistance protein Roq1-like → MLRNIRLDIINTLLPIEIINETRMIGIFGIGGIGKTTIAKEVYNRITYQFEGSCFLANVRENSKSDKGGLVKLQRKILYDILRVDPKLVEVDDVDQGIILIQEKLCRKKILLVLDDIDCLDQLEKLSGGSDWFGLGSRIIITTRDEHLLVQHDVGNWKYRMNKLDRKDALELFSWHAFKCDKPDNGFVELIELALQYAGGLPLALTVVGSILRGRDIHYWKSELEKYKKIPEENILEKLKISYDGLDYSTKKIFLDVACFFKGADRKYVTKILDGCDFFAGIKKLKDKCLITIDKFDQLMMHDLLEDMGKEIVRQESPEEPGKRSRLWLHDDVREVLERNKGTEQIEGILINPHWEDNCMIRLDSEVFEKMKRLRILIVKRYSGVSLCGGLNYLSNELRVLDWFNSALEFLPSSFHGEKLIDFNVGGSNIRDLGTRLQSKVPIFIFHMSICLTFKLCCKFPLTINIYFICFLLFKQNLTRIDLRYCKYLTNISDLSSCSNLEKLILDGCGSLVEVDNSVGFLDKLVELNFRNCSSLKKLPRSFKLISLKVLVLNYCTSLEYFPEIECEMEHLKDLWLEGTGIQELPSSITYLTGLKTIFIIKCDSLVHFPVNIFHLEHLQDVSIVYCPNFVNFGKELGHNGQFVSCTQENEISSSMELSPPESNNLFRTFNFSYNLRELYLSCSGIVSLPPCIERFVGLYKLDLTYCKQLEEILHLPPNIEEVDAVGCSSLKNFLPESNNLSRTYNFSSSLRTLNLSDSGIVSLPPCIEGFVALSKLDLTDCKQLEEILHLPRNIEVVDAGGCSSLKNFLPESNNLSQTYNFSSSLWTLNLSESGFVSLPQCIEGFVGLSELDLKYCEQLEEILHLPPNIEKVDATGCLLLERFPHVSTESSFGTPDLKRLRRINLTECNKVEVDVANHAPDPLLVQERFREKDLSTIIYSGSRIPEWFKYCKETTSYSDSIEKEIDHNASMCCGYQIVALILCFVVGPLPAPGYYSFTVTINGQRIGNDGIWSWDSMDPHDRVWLQYIVVNSIDHEILPRSYRRGKNNMKFAFESDTGKAILKSSGVHLIYGNDNFINPIQLSKSMTWNLIGTHNRSGNLQPRELWNSRG